The Heliangelus exortis chromosome 26, bHelExo1.hap1, whole genome shotgun sequence genome window below encodes:
- the TECTA gene encoding alpha-tectorin isoform X2: MANLYPFWQNDTRTPKVDDGSSPEIKISVPFIFFGAPYRSIYVNNNGVISFNALVSQFTPEAFPLTDGRAFLAPFWADVHNGIRGEIYYRESTDPELLRRASKDIRKHFKDMSSFSAIWIFIATWEEVTFYGGSSTTPVNTFQAVLITDGVSSFALFNYHEISWTTGTASGGDPLTGLGGVMAQAGFNGGNITNFFSIPGSRTPDIVNIEETTNVNIPGRWAFKIDGREIDPANGCSLRGQFLRQGEIFWDNANCTTKCRCLDFNNEIFCQEVACSPFEACELKTKFFQCVPVESSTCVVFGDPHYHTFDGFLFHFQGSCSYLLARQCWPGSQLPYFNVEAKNENRGGSSVSWLRDVFVEVYSHKIILPKGSFGKAKVDDLMVSLPVSLELGAIKIYPSGLSTALETDFGLLVTYDGQHYASISIPGTYINATCGLCGNYNKDPEDDALRPDGSLATSVPDLGESWQVPHPERKCSSGCLENCSLCDASTESLYFTPEYCGFINKSGGPLQECGAVVDPTPFIHSCVYDLCSSRDNGTGLCQAIQAYAAVCQALGVSVGEWRAQTGCATAVQCPELSHYSVCASSCPASCSDLTAPLSCTSPCVEGCECNEGHVLSTDRCVPVQKCGCDVDGRYYAIGESFWATLDCTVECQCEEGGEARCFDTTCPEGEVCTIENGYRGCYPKRESLCLVEQNHVLQTFDGISFPYPLEHSYTLLKTCPEMPDFIEVDIIQKKPGSAPDGPRVVRIQAVGHEVKIGGTSLLEVKVNAYDIELPYFHPSGRLEIYRSNNGTVMEFEELLAISYYDSGLLEIHLSTTYFNCTGGLCGFLNGNASDKFYLPKGKFTDNLELFLESWTTFDEICNGECGDLLKACNNDSELLKSYRSRSNCGIINDPTNSSFLECHSVVNVSAYYRTCLFRLCQSGGNVSELCDSVARYATACKNAEVDIGQWRSHSFCPLACPENSHFEECMSCVETCETLATGPVCTDTCREGCQCDEGFALRGTRCIPRGECGCNFEGRQLATNQTFWMDITCHFLCYCNGSDNSVYCENVSCKDDEYCLEENGLYYCHVRTDASCIISGYGHYLTFDGYSFDYQSSCPLVLCTTITRPRVERSDTFPAFTVTAKNEDRDTSLALWVKQVEVEVFNYNIVIHRAYKYTVLVNDERLYLPLKLGQGKVNIFAFGFHIVVETDFGLKVVYDWKTFLSVTVPRSFQNLTYGLCGRYNGNPEDDLVAAGGVPATGVADFVQSWAKWDAFCRVGCGERCPACGKVEGFWKPQQLCSLIPSQSGVFAKCHSKINPSFFYKNCLFDTCIDGGAMQTACSWLQNYASTCQTQGIAVKGWRNFTSCSVSCPPNSHYESCVSLCQPRCAAIRLKSDCSHYCVEGCQCDPGYVLNGKSCILPHNCGCYSDGKYYEPKQLFWNGDCTRRCRCFRRNLIQCDPRHCKSDEECALRSGIRGCFSTKSSFCLAAGGGVFRTFDGAFLRFPANCAFVLSTICQKLPDFSFQLIINFDKWSSPNLTIISPVYFYINEEQILISDRNTVKVNGSQVGIPFVTGLSTKIFSQEGFLVIDSSPDIQIRYNGFNIIKITIGERLQNKVCGLCGNFNGDRTDDYATLRGKPAVSGVVLAQSWKTNGMQKSCNELQYSQYAASCDNVQIQELQSDSYCLKLTDMKGFFQPCYGLLDPLPFYESCFLDGCYNHKKVQLCGSLAAYGEACRTFGILGTEWIEKENC; this comes from the exons ATGGCGAATCTGTATCCATTCTGGCAGAACGACACGAGAACACCCAAAGTTGATGATGGAAGCTCTCCTGAGATCAAGATCTCTGTCCCATTCATCTTTTTTGGAGCCCCATACAGAAGCATTTAT GTCAACAACAATGGTGTGATTTCCTTCAATGCACTGGTCAGCCAGTTCACACCAGAAGCCTTCCCACTGACGGATGGACGAGCCTTCCTTGCACCCTTCTGGGCAGATGTGCACAATGGCATCCGGGGAGAAATCTACTACAGGGAGAGCACTGACCCTGAGCTGCTGAGGAGAGCCTCCAAAGACATCCGTAAGCACTTCAAAGACATGTCCTCTTTCTCTGCCATCTGGATCTTCATTGCCACCTGGGAGGAAGTCACTTTCTATGGAGGAAGCAGCACAACTCCG GTGAACACTTTCCAAGCTGTCCTGATCACAGATGGAGTGTCATCTTTTGCCCTATTTAACTACCATGAGATCAGCTGGACCACGGGGACAGCCAGTGGAGGGGACCCCCTGACTGGCCTTGGTGGGGTGATGGCCCAG GCTGGCTTCAATGGTGGAAATATCACCAACTTCTTTAGCATCCCAGGCTCCAGAACCCCAGACATAGTCAATATTGAAGAAACAACCAATGTTAACATCCCTGGGCGCTGGGCTTTCAAAATAGATGGCAGAGAAATAGATCCAGCCAATGGCTGCAGCTTGAGAG GCCAGTTTCTCCGCCAAGGGGAGATCTTCTGGGACAATGCCAACTGCACCACCAAGTGTCGCTGCTTGGACTTCAATAATGAGATCTTCTGCCAGGAGGTGGCTTGCAGCCCCTTTGAAGCCTGCGAGCTGAAGACCAAGTTCTTCCAGTGCGTGCCGGTGGAGAGCAGCACCTGCGTGGTGTTTGGAGATCCGCATTACCACACCTTCGATGGCTTCCTCTTTCACTTCCAGGGTTCCTGCTCCTACCTCCTCGCCAGGCAGTGCTGGCCAGGCTCCCAGCTGCCCTACTTCAACGTGGAGGCCAAGAACGAGAACCGAGGCGGCTCCTCCGTCTCCTGGCTGAGGGATGTATTTGTGGAGGTCTACTCACACAAAATCATCCTCCCCAAGGGCAGCTTTGGGAAAGCAAAG GTGGATGACTTgatggtgtccctgcccgtCTCTCTGGAACTGGGAGCAATAAAAATCTACCCGAGTGGCTTGTCCACAGCCCTGGAGACAGACTTTGGCCTGCTGGTGACCTACGATGGACAACATTATGCCTCCATCTCCATTCCAGGCACATACATCAATGCCACCTGTGGGCTGTGTGGCAATTACAACAAGGACCCTGAGGACGATGCTCTGCGCCCAGACGGGAGCTTGGCCACGTCAGTGCCAGACCTGGGCGAGAGCTGGCAAGTGCCACATCCCGAGAGGAAATGCTCCTCTGGCTGCCTGGAAAACTGCAGCCTCTGTGATGCCTCCACGGAATCTCTCTATTTCACCCCTGAATACTGTGGCTTCATCAACAAGAGTGGGGGGCCTCTGCAGGAGTGCGGTGCCGTCGTGGACCCCACCCCCTTCATCCACAGCTGTGTCTACGACCTCTGCAGCTCCCGGGATAACGGCACCGGGCTCTGCCAGGCCATCCAGGCCTACGCCGCGGTGTGCCAGGCCCTGGGAGTCTCGGTGGGAGAGTGGCGTGCCCAGACGGGATGCG CAACAGCCGTGCAGTGCCCGGAGCTCAGCCACTACTCAGTgtgtgccagcagctgccctgcctCATGCTCGGACCTCACAGCCCCTCTGTCCTGCACCTCCCCGTGCGTCGAGGGCTGCGAATGCAACGAGGGCCACGTCCTCAGCACCGACCGCTGCGTCCCCGTCCAGAAGTGTGGCTGTGACGTGGATGGCCGCTACTACGCCATCGGGGAGTCCTTCTGGGCAACTCTGGACTGCACGGTGGAGTGCCAGTGTGAGGAGGGTGGGGAGGCCAGGTGCTTTGACACCACCTGCCCCGAAGGAGAGGTCTGCACCATCGAGAACGGCTACCGGGGTTGCTACCCCAAGCGGGAGAGCCTGTGTTTGGTGGAACAGAACCACGTGTTGCAGACGTTTGATGGCATCTCCTTCCCCTATCCCCTGGAGCACTCCTACACTCTGCTCAAAACCTGCCCAGAAATGCCAGATTTCATCGAGGTGGACATCATCCAAAAGAAGCCCGGGTCAGCTCCCGATGGACCACGCGTTGTGCGGATCCAGGCGGTTGGCCACGAGGTGAAGATTGGAGGCACCAGCCTGCTGGAGGTCAAG GTGAATGCTTATGACATAGAGTTGCCCTATTTCCACCCCTCTGGCCGCCTGGAAATCTACCGTAGCAACAATGGCACCGTGATGGAGTTTGAGGAGCTCCTGGCTATCAGCTACTATGATTCAGGCCTCCTGGAGATCCACCTCTCCACCACCTACTTCAACTGCACCGGAGGCCTGTGTGGTTTCTTAAATGGCAATGCCAGTGATAAGTTCTACCTTCCCAAGGGCAAGTTCACAGACAACCTGGAGCTCTTCTTGGAGAGCTGGACAACGTTTGATGAGATCTGCAACGGGGAATGTGGGGACCTCCTCAAGGCTTGCAACAACGACTCGGAGTTGCTCAAGTCCTACCGGAGCCGCTCCAACTGTGGCATCATCAATGACCCAACCAACAGCTCCTTCCTGGAGTGCCACAGTGTGGTCAACGTCTCTGCCTACTACAGGACGTGCCTCTTCCGGCTGTGCCAGAGTGGGGGCAACGTGTCAGAGCTATGTGACTCTGTGGCACGCTACGCCACTGCCTGCAAGAATGCTGAGGTGGACATTGGCCAGTGGAGGAGCCACAGCTTTTGCC CTCTCGCCTGCCCGGAGAACAGCCATTTCGAGGAGTGCATGAGCTGTGTGGAGACCTGTGAGACCCTGGCCACGGGCCCTGTCTGCACAGACACCTGCAGGGAGGGCTGCCAGTGCGACGAGGGCTTTGCCCTCCGCGGCACCCGCTGCATTCCCCGCGGCGAGTGCGGCTGCAACTTTGAGGGGCGCCAGCTGGCCACCAACCAGACCTTTTGGATGGACATCACCTGCCACTTCCTCTGCTACTGCAACGGCTCCGACAACAGCGTCTACTGTGAGAATGTCTCCTGTAAAGATGACGAGTACTGCCTGGAGGAGAACGGCCTCTACTACTGCCATGTCCGCACTGATGCCTCCTGCATCATCTCTGGCTATGGGCACTACCTGACTTTTGATGGTTACTCTTTTGACTACCAGAGCAGCTGCCCCTTGGTCCTCTGCACCACGATCACTCGGCCGAGGGTGGAGCGCTCGGACACTTTCCCAGCATTCACTGTCACAGCCAAGAACGAGGATCGGGACACCTCTCTGGCCCTTTGGGTGAAACAAGTTGAGGTGGAGGTCTTCAACTACAACATTGTCATCCACCGTGCCTACAAATATACTGTGCTG GTCAATGATGAGCGTCTCTACCTGCCCCTGAAGCTGGGCCAGGGCAAAGTGAACATTTTTGCCTTTGGTTTTCACATCGTGGTTGAGACTGACTTTGGGCTGAAGGTGGTGTATGACTGGAAGACATTCCTCTCTGTCACTGTCCCACGCAGCTTCCAGAACCTCACCTACGGCCTCTGCGGCCGCTACAACGGCAACCCCGAGGATGACCTGGTGGCTGCAGGTGGTGTGCCAGCCACTGGTGTTGCAGACTTTGTCCAGAGCTGGGCAAAATGGGATGCATTCTGCCGTGTGGGCTGCGGCGAACGCTGCCCTGCCTGCGGGAAGGTGGAAGGCTTCTGGaaaccccagcagctctgcagcctcatCCCAAGCCAAAGCGGTGTCTTTGCCAAATGCCACAGCAAGATCAACCCCAGCTTCTTCTACAAGAACTGTCTCTTTGACACCTGCATCGATGGGGGAGCCATGCAAACAGCCTGCAGCTGGCTGCAGAATTATGCCAGCACATGCCAAACGCAGGGCATCGCCGTTAAGGGCTGGAGGAACTTCACCTCGTGCT CTGTCAGCTGTCCCCCCAACAGCCACTACGAGAGCTGCGTGTCCCTGTGCCAGCCCCGATGTGCTGCCATCAGGCTGAAGAGTGACTGCAGCCACTACTGCGTGGAGGGATGCCAGTGTGACCCTGGGTATGTCCTCAATGGCAAGAGCTGCATCCTTCCCCACAACTGTGGCTGCTACTCTGATGGCAAATACTACGAG CCCAAACAGCTCTTCTGGAACGGGGACTGCACCCGCCGGTGCCGCTGCTTCCGGCGCAACCTCATCCAGTGCGACCCCCGGCACTGCAAGTCGGACGAGGAGTGCGCCCTGCGCAGCGGCATCCGCGGCTGCTTCAGCACCAAGAGCTCCTTCTGCCtggcggcgggcggcggcgtCTTCCGCACCTTCGATGGGGCCTTCCTCCGCTTCCCTGCCAACTGCGCCTTTGTCCTCTCCACCATCTGCCAGAAGCTGCCCGACTTCTCCTTCCAGCTCATCATCAACTTCGACAAGTGGTCCTCGCCCAACCTCACCATCATCTCTCCCGTGTACTTCTACATCAATGAGGAGCAGATCCTCATCAGCGACAGGAACACGGTCAAG GTCAACGGCAGCCAAGTGGGCATCCCATTCGTCACGGGGCTTTCCACCAAAATCTTCAGCCAGGAGGGCTTCCTGGTCATCGACTCCAGCCCCGACATCCAGATCCGCTACAACGGCTTCAACATCATCAAAATCACCATCGGGGAGCGGCTGCAGAACAAGGTGTGCGGCCTCTGCGGCAACTTCAACGGCGACCGGACGGACGATTACGCGACGCTGCGGGGGAAGCCGGCGGTCAGCGGGGTGGTGCTGGCGCAGAGCTGGAAGACCAACGGCATGCAGAAGAG CTGCAACGAGCTGCAGTACTCGCAGTACGCCGCCTCCTGCGACAACGTCCAgatccaggagctgcagagtgacAGCTACTGCCTGAAGCTGACGGACATGAAAGGCTTCTTCCAGCCCTGCTACGGTCTCCTGGACCCCCTGCCCTTTTATGAGTCCTGCTTTCTGGATGGCTGCTACAACCACAAGAAGGTGCAGCTCTGCGGCTCGCTGGCCGCCTATGGCGAGGCGTGCCGCACCTTTGGCATCCTGGGCACTGAGTGGATCGAGAAGGAGAATTGCT GA